From Dendropsophus ebraccatus isolate aDenEbr1 chromosome 2, aDenEbr1.pat, whole genome shotgun sequence, a single genomic window includes:
- the ABCB5 gene encoding ATP-binding cassette sub-family B member 5 isoform X4 yields the protein MESLLDESQKENMKEKEGKKEKVKAVSPIEIFRYADGLDIFYMIVGSLGAVCNGICLPIMHIVFGEMTDSMLCHNSSTLNSSHCKQFKPLEEQMTTFSYYYAAIGAVVLVCGYAQVSFWVLAAARQTRRMRKTFFHSVLSKDMSWFDVTKSGELNSRLTEDVNKINDGIGDKVGHLLQNSATCITGLVISLAKGWQLTLVYMSTSPLMALSSAFCSKMMVSLTSKELSAYAKAGAVAEEVLSSIRTVVAFGGQEKEIKRYTNNLGEAKKLGIKKAIASQLALGFVYLFVYASYGLGFWYGTILILGDQGYTVGDALVIFFSVVISSYCLGQAFSHFEAFSIARGAAYGIFQVIDQTSAIDSFSLDGYRPDIMKGDVELKNIHFCYPSRPNVQVLNGLNIKVKSGQTVALVGQSGCGKSTTVQLLQRMYDPQEGLIMVDGHDIRSMNVRHYRELIGVVSQEPILFATSIKKNIEYGRDYVTDEDIEAAAKEANAYDFIMALPEKFETLVGERGAQLSGGQKQRIAIARALVRNPKILLLDEATSALDTESESVVQAALDKASKGRTTIVIAHRLSTVWTADLIVVLQNGIVTEQGSHSELMELKGIYYTLATAQFIQGTEDNNEKKESANGIPSKPMSIKCPNSPLKNNIKEGKKDEDDEAENEEEDSLPNVPFLKLLQLNQSEWPYIMVGTLASLINGGSHPAFCIFFAKIIAIFGYDDPDKIKRESDLYCIMFVIIGVVSFFTYFLQGFMFGRSGEVLTMRLRHMAFKAMLRQEISWFDDKNNNTGALTTRLSTEASQIQTATGSRLGLLAQNFSTMGLSIIIGFFYGWELALLILAMTPVLVVTGLLETRALIGFANRDKKDLQEAGKIATEVVDNIRTVVSLTREKAFEDNYTGSLQKPYRNSQRKAQIYGICFAFSHSFIFFAYAASYRFGAYLMKVGRMNVEEVILVFVILTYGAVAVGQTLSFAPDYAKARSAASHLFALFNREPAIDSYSLKGQKPGNFQGNLELCQISFKYPSRPDVDVLKDLSVTIRSGQTVAFVGSSGCGKSTSVQLLQRFYDPCQGAVLFDSIDIKSLNVQWLRSQIGIVSQEPVLFDCSIAENIAYGDNSRKVTMEEIQRAAKAANIHSFIEELPEKYNTSVGGKGTQLSGGQKQRIAIARALIRSPKVLLLDEATSALDNESEKVVQQAMDEARKGRTCIMIAHRLSTVQNADLIIVIKNGKVIEIGTHQQLLTNRGAYFHLVNAQTIT from the exons ATGGAATCTTTACTGGATGAAAGTCAGAAAGAAAATAT gaaagaaaaagaaggaaagaaagaaaaagtaaaGGCTGTTAGCCCTATTGAAATT tttcgcTATGCGGATGGGCTGGATATCTTCTACATGATTGTTGGGTCTCTTGGTGCAGTCTGCAATGGGATCtgccttcctataatgcacattgTCTTTGGTGAAATGACTGACAGTATGTTGTGTCACAACTCATCAACACTAAACTCAT ctcattgtaaaCAGTTCAAACCATTAGAAGAACAGATGACAAC GTTTTCCTATTACTATGCTGCTATAGGAGCAGTTGTTTTAGTTTGTGGATACGCACAAGTTTCATTTTGGGTTTTAGCTGCTGCAAGACAAACGCGTAGAATGCGGAAAACATTTTTCCATTCGGTGTTATCCAAAGACATGAGTTGGTTTGATGTCACTAAATCTGGAGAACTGAACAGCCGTCTCACAGA AGACGTCAATAAAATTAACGATGGGATTGGAGACAAAGTCGGTCACCTTTTGCAAAATTCTGCAACTTGTATAACTGGATTAGTAATCTCATTGGCAAAAGGGTGGCAGCTTACATTAGTATACATGTCTACAAGTCCACTAATGGCATTGTCATCGGCATTTTGTTCTAAG ATGATGGTGTCCTTGACAAGCAAAGAGCTTTCAGCCTATGCTAAAGCCGGAGCCGTGGCAGAGGAAGTTCTCTCTTCGATTCGGACAGTAGTGGCTTTTGGAGGACaagagaaagaaataaagag atacACAAATAATTTGGGAGAGGCCAAAAAACTTGGTATCAAGAAAGCCATTGCATCCCAGCTAGCCCTTGGCTTTGTGTATCTATTTGTTTATGCTTCATACGGGCTGGGATTTTGGTATGGTACAATTCTAATTTTGGGAGATCAGGGATATACTGTTGGAGATGCCCTGGTG ATCTTCTTCAGTGTGGTGATCAGCAGCTATTGCCTTGGACAAGCATTTTCTCATTTCGAAGCATTTTCTATTGCGAGAGGTGCAGCCTATGGTATATTTCAAGTCATTGACCAG ACATCTGCTATTGACAGCTTTTCCTTAGACGGTTACAGACCTGATATTATGAAGGGAGATGTGGAATTGAAAAATATTCATTTTTGTTATCCATCTCGACCAAATGTGCAG GTTTTAAACGGACTGAACATAAAAGTTAAATCTGGACAGACCGTGGCCCTGGTTGGACAAAGTGGATGCGGTAAAAGCACCACAGTGCAGCTCTTACAGAGAATGTATGACCCACAAGAGGGATTG ATAATGGTTGATGGTCATGATATAAGATCCATGAatgtcagacattacagagaattAATCGGTGTGGTCAGCCAGGAGCCCATCCTGTTTGCAACATCTATTAAAAAGAATATTGAATACGGAAGAGACTATGTGACCGATGAAGATATTGAAGCAGCCGCTAAAGAAGCCAATGCCTATGACTTCATTATGGCACTGCCCGAG AAATTTGAAACTCTTGTTGGAGAAAGAGGCGCACAGCTAAGTGGTGGCCAAAAACAAAGAATAGCAATAGCCAGAGCCTTGGTGAGAAATCCTAAGATACTTCTACTGGACGAGGCCACCTCCGCTTTGGATACTGAGAGTGAATCAGTTGTGCAAGCAGCTCTAGATAAG gcCAGTAAAGGACGTACAACAATTGTCATAGCCCATCGTCTAAGCACAGTATGGACAGCAGATCTAATTGTCGTCTTGCAAAATGGCATTGTGACTGAGCAAGGTTCTCACTCGGAATTAATGGAGTTAAAAGGAATATACTATACACTTGCTACAGCACAG TTTATACAAGGAACAGAAgataataatgagaaaaaagaatCAGCAAATGGAATACCCAGTAAGCCAATGTCAATAAAGTGTCCTAACTCGCCTCTAAAGAATAACATAAAAGAGGGCAAGAAAGATGAAGATGATGAAGCTGAGAATGAGGAAGAG gacAGTCTTCCCAATGTGCCTTTCCTAAAACTTTTGCAGCTTAACCAGTCGGAATGGCCTTACATTATGGTTGGGACTCTGGCATCATTAATTAATGGGGGAAGCCATCCAGCATTCTGCATCTTTTTTGCCAAAATTATTGCT ATTTTTGGATATGATGATCCGGATAAAATAAAACGTGAATCTGACTTATATTGCATAATGTTTGTCATTATTGGTGTCGTGTCCTTTTTTACATACTTCTTACAG GGTTTTATGTTTGGAAGATCAGGAGAGGTTCTGACCATGCGTTTAAGGCATATGGCATTCAAAGCAATGTTACGTCAg GAAATATCCTGGTTTGATGACAAGAATAATAACACTGGCGCTTTAACAACAAGACTATCTACTGAGGCTTCTCAGATCCAAACT GCAACAGGCTCCAGGCTTGGCTTACTTGCACAAAACTTTTCCACCATGGGACTATCCATTATAATCGGTTTCTTTTATGGCTGGGAGTTGGCGTTGCTCATTCTTGCAATGACTCCTGTCCTTGTGGTTACTGGTCTTCTAGAAACCAGGGCCCTTATTGGCTTTGCGAATCGTGATAAAAAGGATCTTCAAGAAGCAGGAAAG ATTGCAACTGAAGTTGTAGACAATATTCGTACAGTTGTGTCCTTAACTAGAGAAAAAGCCTTTGAAGACAATTATACTGGAagcctacagaaaccctaccg GAATTCACAACGAAAGGCCCAGATATACGGTATTTGCTTTGCATTCAGTCACTCTTTTATATTTTTTGCCTATGCAGCAAGTTATCGATTTGGGGCTTATTTAATGAAAGTGGGAAGGATGAACGTGGAAGAAGTAATCCT agtATTTGTCATTTTAACTTATGGAGCCGTCGCAGTAGGCCAAACCTTATCCTTTGCTCCTGACTATGCTAAGGCCAGATCTGCAGCTTCCCATCTTTTTGCTTTGTTTAATAGAGAACCGGCAATTGACAGCTACAGTTTAAAAGGACAAAAACCT GGTAATTTTCAAGGAAATTTAGAGCTGTGCCAGATATCATTCAAATATCCATCACGTCCAGATGTAGATGTCCTAAAAGACCTATCTGTCACTATACGCAGTGGGCAGACTGTGGCATTTGTGGGCAGCAGTGGGTGTGGGAAGAGTACTTCTGTCCAGCTGCTGCAGAGGTTCTATGACCCCTGCCAAGGAGCTGTG CTATTCGATAGCATCGATATAAAAAGCTTGAACGTGCAATGGCTTCGATCACAAATTGGAATCGTGTCCCAAGAGCCAGTGCTTTTTGACTGCAGCATTGCTGAGAACATCGCCTATGGGGATAACTCCCGTAAAGTGACTATGGAGGAGATACAACGGGCCGCAAAAGCTGCAAATATCCATTCCTTCATTGAAGAACTGCCAGAG AAATATAACACATCGGTTGGAGGTAAAGGCACTCAGCTGTCTGGTGGTCAGAAGCAAAGAATCGCTATTGCCCGGGCACTAATACGTTCTCCAAAAGTTCTGCTGCTTGATGAAGCCACCTCAGCCCTGGACAATGAGAGTGAAAAG GTTGTACAACAAGCAATGGATGAAGCGAGGAAAGGACGAACCTGCATCATGATCGCACACAGGCTGTCTACAGTCCAGAATGCAGACCTTATCATCGTCATAAAGAATGGGAAAGTAATAGAAATAGGGACGCACCAACAGCTTCTCACCAACAGAGGAGCCTATTTCCATCTAGTAAATGCACAAACTATAACTTAA
- the ABCB5 gene encoding ATP-binding cassette sub-family B member 5 isoform X3, which produces MAAKRRRRRDLDPGWFSWLSKRSKKRNNVKEGETDINNVHPTMESLLDESQKENMKEKEGKKEKVKAVSPIEIFRYADGLDIFYMIVGSLGAVCNGICLPIMHIVFGEMTDSMLCHNSSTLNSSHCKQFKPLEEQMTTFSYYYAAIGAVVLVCGYAQVSFWVLAAARQTRRMRKTFFHSVLSKDMSWFDVTKSGELNSRLTEDVNKINDGIGDKVGHLLQNSATCITGLVISLAKGWQLTLVYMSTSPLMALSSAFCSKMMVSLTSKELSAYAKAGAVAEEVLSSIRTVVAFGGQEKEIKRYTNNLGEAKKLGIKKAIASQLALGFVYLFVYASYGLGFWYGTILILGDQGYTVGDALVIFFSVVISSYCLGQAFSHFEAFSIARGAAYGIFQVIDQTSAIDSFSLDGYRPDIMKGDVELKNIHFCYPSRPNVQVLNGLNIKVKSGQTVALVGQSGCGKSTTVQLLQRMYDPQEGLIMVDGHDIRSMNVRHYRELIGVVSQEPILFATSIKKNIEYGRDYVTDEDIEAAAKEANAYDFIMALPEKFETLVGERGAQLSGGQKQRIAIARALVRNPKILLLDEATSALDTESESVVQAALDKASKGRTTIVIAHRLSTVWTADLIVVLQNGIVTEQGSHSELMELKGIYYTLATAQFIQGTEDNNEKKESANGIPSKPMSIKCPNSPLKNNIKEGKKDEDDEAENEEEDSLPNVPFLKLLQLNQSEWPYIMVGTLASLINGGSHPAFCIFFAKIIAIFGYDDPDKIKRESDLYCIMFVIIGVVSFFTYFLQGFMFGRSGEVLTMRLRHMAFKAMLRQEISWFDDKNNNTGALTTRLSTEASQIQTATGSRLGLLAQNFSTMGLSIIIGFFYGWELALLILAMTPVLVVTGLLETRALIGFANRDKKDLQEAGKIATEVVDNIRTVVSLTREKAFEDNYTGSLQKPYRNSQRKAQIYGICFAFSHSFIFFAYAASYRFGAYLMKVGRMNVEEVILEPAIDSYSLKGQKPGNFQGNLELCQISFKYPSRPDVDVLKDLSVTIRSGQTVAFVGSSGCGKSTSVQLLQRFYDPCQGAVLFDSIDIKSLNVQWLRSQIGIVSQEPVLFDCSIAENIAYGDNSRKVTMEEIQRAAKAANIHSFIEELPEKYNTSVGGKGTQLSGGQKQRIAIARALIRSPKVLLLDEATSALDNESEKVVQQAMDEARKGRTCIMIAHRLSTVQNADLIIVIKNGKVIEIGTHQQLLTNRGAYFHLVNAQTIT; this is translated from the exons TGGTTTTCATGGTTGTCCAAGAGAAGCAAGAAAAGGAACAATGTCAAAGAAGGGGAGACAGACATCAACAACGTCCACCCTACAATGGAATCTTTACTGGATGAAAGTCAGAAAGAAAATAT gaaagaaaaagaaggaaagaaagaaaaagtaaaGGCTGTTAGCCCTATTGAAATT tttcgcTATGCGGATGGGCTGGATATCTTCTACATGATTGTTGGGTCTCTTGGTGCAGTCTGCAATGGGATCtgccttcctataatgcacattgTCTTTGGTGAAATGACTGACAGTATGTTGTGTCACAACTCATCAACACTAAACTCAT ctcattgtaaaCAGTTCAAACCATTAGAAGAACAGATGACAAC GTTTTCCTATTACTATGCTGCTATAGGAGCAGTTGTTTTAGTTTGTGGATACGCACAAGTTTCATTTTGGGTTTTAGCTGCTGCAAGACAAACGCGTAGAATGCGGAAAACATTTTTCCATTCGGTGTTATCCAAAGACATGAGTTGGTTTGATGTCACTAAATCTGGAGAACTGAACAGCCGTCTCACAGA AGACGTCAATAAAATTAACGATGGGATTGGAGACAAAGTCGGTCACCTTTTGCAAAATTCTGCAACTTGTATAACTGGATTAGTAATCTCATTGGCAAAAGGGTGGCAGCTTACATTAGTATACATGTCTACAAGTCCACTAATGGCATTGTCATCGGCATTTTGTTCTAAG ATGATGGTGTCCTTGACAAGCAAAGAGCTTTCAGCCTATGCTAAAGCCGGAGCCGTGGCAGAGGAAGTTCTCTCTTCGATTCGGACAGTAGTGGCTTTTGGAGGACaagagaaagaaataaagag atacACAAATAATTTGGGAGAGGCCAAAAAACTTGGTATCAAGAAAGCCATTGCATCCCAGCTAGCCCTTGGCTTTGTGTATCTATTTGTTTATGCTTCATACGGGCTGGGATTTTGGTATGGTACAATTCTAATTTTGGGAGATCAGGGATATACTGTTGGAGATGCCCTGGTG ATCTTCTTCAGTGTGGTGATCAGCAGCTATTGCCTTGGACAAGCATTTTCTCATTTCGAAGCATTTTCTATTGCGAGAGGTGCAGCCTATGGTATATTTCAAGTCATTGACCAG ACATCTGCTATTGACAGCTTTTCCTTAGACGGTTACAGACCTGATATTATGAAGGGAGATGTGGAATTGAAAAATATTCATTTTTGTTATCCATCTCGACCAAATGTGCAG GTTTTAAACGGACTGAACATAAAAGTTAAATCTGGACAGACCGTGGCCCTGGTTGGACAAAGTGGATGCGGTAAAAGCACCACAGTGCAGCTCTTACAGAGAATGTATGACCCACAAGAGGGATTG ATAATGGTTGATGGTCATGATATAAGATCCATGAatgtcagacattacagagaattAATCGGTGTGGTCAGCCAGGAGCCCATCCTGTTTGCAACATCTATTAAAAAGAATATTGAATACGGAAGAGACTATGTGACCGATGAAGATATTGAAGCAGCCGCTAAAGAAGCCAATGCCTATGACTTCATTATGGCACTGCCCGAG AAATTTGAAACTCTTGTTGGAGAAAGAGGCGCACAGCTAAGTGGTGGCCAAAAACAAAGAATAGCAATAGCCAGAGCCTTGGTGAGAAATCCTAAGATACTTCTACTGGACGAGGCCACCTCCGCTTTGGATACTGAGAGTGAATCAGTTGTGCAAGCAGCTCTAGATAAG gcCAGTAAAGGACGTACAACAATTGTCATAGCCCATCGTCTAAGCACAGTATGGACAGCAGATCTAATTGTCGTCTTGCAAAATGGCATTGTGACTGAGCAAGGTTCTCACTCGGAATTAATGGAGTTAAAAGGAATATACTATACACTTGCTACAGCACAG TTTATACAAGGAACAGAAgataataatgagaaaaaagaatCAGCAAATGGAATACCCAGTAAGCCAATGTCAATAAAGTGTCCTAACTCGCCTCTAAAGAATAACATAAAAGAGGGCAAGAAAGATGAAGATGATGAAGCTGAGAATGAGGAAGAG gacAGTCTTCCCAATGTGCCTTTCCTAAAACTTTTGCAGCTTAACCAGTCGGAATGGCCTTACATTATGGTTGGGACTCTGGCATCATTAATTAATGGGGGAAGCCATCCAGCATTCTGCATCTTTTTTGCCAAAATTATTGCT ATTTTTGGATATGATGATCCGGATAAAATAAAACGTGAATCTGACTTATATTGCATAATGTTTGTCATTATTGGTGTCGTGTCCTTTTTTACATACTTCTTACAG GGTTTTATGTTTGGAAGATCAGGAGAGGTTCTGACCATGCGTTTAAGGCATATGGCATTCAAAGCAATGTTACGTCAg GAAATATCCTGGTTTGATGACAAGAATAATAACACTGGCGCTTTAACAACAAGACTATCTACTGAGGCTTCTCAGATCCAAACT GCAACAGGCTCCAGGCTTGGCTTACTTGCACAAAACTTTTCCACCATGGGACTATCCATTATAATCGGTTTCTTTTATGGCTGGGAGTTGGCGTTGCTCATTCTTGCAATGACTCCTGTCCTTGTGGTTACTGGTCTTCTAGAAACCAGGGCCCTTATTGGCTTTGCGAATCGTGATAAAAAGGATCTTCAAGAAGCAGGAAAG ATTGCAACTGAAGTTGTAGACAATATTCGTACAGTTGTGTCCTTAACTAGAGAAAAAGCCTTTGAAGACAATTATACTGGAagcctacagaaaccctaccg GAATTCACAACGAAAGGCCCAGATATACGGTATTTGCTTTGCATTCAGTCACTCTTTTATATTTTTTGCCTATGCAGCAAGTTATCGATTTGGGGCTTATTTAATGAAAGTGGGAAGGATGAACGTGGAAGAAGTAATCCT AGAACCGGCAATTGACAGCTACAGTTTAAAAGGACAAAAACCT GGTAATTTTCAAGGAAATTTAGAGCTGTGCCAGATATCATTCAAATATCCATCACGTCCAGATGTAGATGTCCTAAAAGACCTATCTGTCACTATACGCAGTGGGCAGACTGTGGCATTTGTGGGCAGCAGTGGGTGTGGGAAGAGTACTTCTGTCCAGCTGCTGCAGAGGTTCTATGACCCCTGCCAAGGAGCTGTG CTATTCGATAGCATCGATATAAAAAGCTTGAACGTGCAATGGCTTCGATCACAAATTGGAATCGTGTCCCAAGAGCCAGTGCTTTTTGACTGCAGCATTGCTGAGAACATCGCCTATGGGGATAACTCCCGTAAAGTGACTATGGAGGAGATACAACGGGCCGCAAAAGCTGCAAATATCCATTCCTTCATTGAAGAACTGCCAGAG AAATATAACACATCGGTTGGAGGTAAAGGCACTCAGCTGTCTGGTGGTCAGAAGCAAAGAATCGCTATTGCCCGGGCACTAATACGTTCTCCAAAAGTTCTGCTGCTTGATGAAGCCACCTCAGCCCTGGACAATGAGAGTGAAAAG GTTGTACAACAAGCAATGGATGAAGCGAGGAAAGGACGAACCTGCATCATGATCGCACACAGGCTGTCTACAGTCCAGAATGCAGACCTTATCATCGTCATAAAGAATGGGAAAGTAATAGAAATAGGGACGCACCAACAGCTTCTCACCAACAGAGGAGCCTATTTCCATCTAGTAAATGCACAAACTATAACTTAA